A region from the Serinibacter arcticus genome encodes:
- a CDS encoding YccF domain-containing protein has translation MRGLLRFVLNVIWLILAGLPLALAYLLAGVICCILIVTIPWGIASFRIASYVLWPFGRTVVQRPTAGLGSAVGNVIWILVAGIWLVIGHIASAAALAVTIIGIPLAIAEIKIIPITLTPLGRQIVPSDTVFASYGNAGHV, from the coding sequence ATGCGCGGTCTCCTTCGCTTCGTCCTCAACGTCATCTGGCTGATCCTCGCCGGCCTGCCGCTGGCCCTGGCCTACCTGCTCGCGGGCGTCATCTGCTGCATCCTGATCGTGACGATCCCCTGGGGCATCGCCTCGTTCCGCATCGCCAGCTACGTGCTCTGGCCGTTCGGCCGCACCGTGGTGCAGCGGCCGACCGCGGGGCTGGGCTCCGCCGTCGGGAACGTCATCTGGATCCTGGTCGCGGGCATCTGGCTCGTCATCGGCCACATCGCGAGTGCGGCCGCGCTCGCCGTCACGATCATCGGCATCCCGCTGGCGATCGCCGAGATCAAGATCATCCCGATCACGCTCACCCCGCTCGGTCGCCAGATCGTGCCGAGCGACACCGTCTTCGCCAGCTACGGCAACGCCGGGCACGTCTGA
- a CDS encoding Ig-like domain-containing protein produces the protein MKASGSARLRALAVVPLLATLVVPLAAASATATPTDPATTTESSAPADLPIDATVIEVADYSDLPDPTDRGTYTPATIQETKLGLVDLQEPNSAGQAPTAAAAQRPESMQIRGALYYPADRDEPSPVIVLVHGNHGSCDSGQNAAAMSCAEFKRNEAGYAYLGENLATWGYTVFSVSQDQLMMRQDNAKGKGMHQRRLMIAGALDALTAANAPGGLPLDVNTTIGDTLSGRLDMTRIGLMGHSRGGDAVTSFIDYNRIRTDGPRYPLRGVISLAPVDYERKAPYGTPYLSILPWCDGDVSNLQGARFFERGQYVNGEDPFPLIQSSQLGANHNWYNTVWFADGQDGGNVQDAACGNSAPSSANNVQPNNLRLSGAASLDPWSYVIDNSDTFNPLVNTKISGDPDRMGDQETIGLASMAAFFRRYVGGEGAFEPYMTGELSTTDSHLQIPESACPTSESGARIGCEERVSTSYFPPADERVDVIRPEIDNPLSLNALGGELTGSGFVYPYLDNGGVTLPAATTQGFDWCNPEPDHFAPGQLGLSSQPTAAKACPLPGKAELGGQNAMRENSPVNHSYGRQLAVAWEASSPAVMTAAVPAASQDVSGLKALALGADVNYFDTRNPGATRFDESGAPLPVTYDPAATTQDFVISLVDTDGNEGTVKAGDERWGNALHMSTGTQTSRMHIVLDQIRVPLTEFAAQGVDLTSIDRLELRFGVDGTPASGSIQLADVRFQEAAVAEPLILSDGVEPDAGAGYGPPATGPDPADLLEAYDNTPGNVTLVDTVGNPASNTSWVVDDDRVQCPNASFTSIQAAVDHASPWDTIVVCEGTYAERSTPVNGQGNPVAAGSLNGLTITKPLRIKGAGADKVTIMPDQSLTTLAGGTPYLRDGGGNVITISRQSLGSTDTNEMFVDISGVTVTSGNVFAEAGIAYFGAAGRVSESVVGPLRTATTPEELAANPHGWGIVKTGVIQGSGRGTVETELTVKDSQVLGYQSGGILVDGGWGTDAAATTNQRSGIRNHGYVSGTVVTGTLNASFPQTGVAFTGGSDGFVENSRITGNYFQSAPERSFGLLLKDAGNGSLVARGSVFSGNGFSVYNANPDASGVREQAPFTVEGSFLGTGALVVGGPAVPASNREAISGTDAAGAQTVLVRQRVTTPPAGVPTTAGSPVDAAPVASVVDPLDGVVVEAGDVVAPLVRASDDHAVASATLLVDGEPHATATISPYRFSWTAEESRKGTDVELRALVVDSAGQETLSDPITVTVAADEPVVTAFVDVPLGSMFYTEIAWLAEAGISTGWELPDGTREFRPVTPIARDAMAAFLFRMKAPAGYVAPDVSPFVDVPTTSQFYTEIAWLAEEGISTGWERPDGTREYRPLDNVARDAMAAFLYRIAGSPSYEIPTVTPFWDVPTTNAFYTEIAWAASTGVSTGWQGNDGTAEYKPLNPINRDAMAAFLSRFSKLG, from the coding sequence GTGAAGGCATCCGGTTCAGCGCGCCTCCGTGCGCTCGCCGTCGTCCCCCTGCTCGCCACCCTCGTCGTCCCGCTCGCCGCTGCCTCGGCGACCGCGACCCCGACCGATCCCGCCACGACCACCGAGTCGTCGGCCCCCGCCGACCTCCCGATCGACGCCACCGTCATCGAGGTCGCCGACTACTCCGACCTGCCCGACCCGACCGATCGCGGCACGTACACGCCCGCCACGATCCAGGAGACGAAGCTCGGTCTCGTCGACCTGCAGGAGCCCAACTCCGCCGGGCAGGCGCCGACCGCGGCCGCTGCGCAGCGGCCCGAGTCCATGCAGATCCGCGGCGCCCTGTACTACCCGGCCGACCGCGACGAGCCGTCGCCGGTCATCGTGCTGGTGCACGGCAACCACGGCTCGTGCGACAGCGGCCAGAACGCGGCGGCCATGAGCTGCGCCGAGTTCAAGCGGAACGAGGCGGGCTACGCCTACCTCGGCGAGAACCTCGCGACCTGGGGCTACACGGTCTTCTCGGTCTCGCAGGACCAGCTGATGATGCGTCAGGACAACGCCAAGGGGAAGGGCATGCACCAGCGCCGCCTCATGATCGCGGGCGCCCTCGACGCGCTCACGGCGGCCAACGCTCCCGGCGGGCTCCCGCTCGACGTCAACACGACGATCGGCGACACGCTCTCGGGCAGGCTCGACATGACGCGCATCGGCCTCATGGGGCACTCCCGCGGCGGCGACGCCGTCACGAGCTTCATCGACTACAACCGGATCCGCACGGACGGACCCCGCTACCCCCTGCGCGGCGTCATCTCGCTCGCCCCGGTCGACTACGAGCGGAAGGCGCCCTACGGGACGCCGTACCTGTCGATCCTCCCGTGGTGCGACGGCGACGTCTCCAACCTCCAGGGCGCGCGCTTCTTCGAGCGTGGTCAGTACGTCAACGGCGAGGACCCGTTCCCGCTGATCCAGTCCTCCCAGCTCGGCGCGAACCACAACTGGTACAACACGGTCTGGTTCGCCGACGGCCAGGACGGCGGCAACGTCCAGGACGCTGCGTGCGGCAACTCGGCGCCGTCGAGCGCTAACAACGTCCAGCCGAACAACCTCCGCCTCAGCGGCGCCGCGAGCCTCGACCCGTGGTCGTACGTGATCGACAACTCCGACACGTTCAACCCGCTGGTCAACACCAAGATCTCCGGCGACCCCGACCGGATGGGCGACCAGGAGACCATCGGTCTCGCCTCGATGGCCGCGTTCTTCCGCCGCTACGTCGGTGGTGAGGGTGCCTTCGAGCCGTACATGACGGGCGAGCTGTCCACCACGGACTCTCACCTGCAGATCCCGGAGTCGGCCTGCCCGACCAGCGAGTCCGGCGCCCGGATCGGGTGCGAGGAGCGCGTCTCGACGTCGTACTTCCCGCCCGCGGACGAGCGTGTGGACGTCATCCGGCCCGAGATCGACAACCCGCTCTCGCTCAACGCCCTCGGCGGCGAGCTCACCGGAAGCGGCTTCGTGTACCCGTACCTCGACAACGGCGGCGTCACGCTGCCCGCGGCGACCACGCAGGGCTTCGACTGGTGCAACCCCGAGCCCGACCACTTCGCACCCGGCCAGCTCGGCCTGAGCAGCCAGCCGACCGCCGCCAAGGCCTGCCCGCTCCCGGGCAAGGCCGAGCTCGGTGGCCAGAACGCCATGCGCGAGAACTCCCCGGTCAACCACTCCTACGGCCGCCAGCTCGCGGTCGCCTGGGAGGCCTCCTCGCCCGCCGTCATGACGGCGGCCGTCCCCGCGGCGTCGCAGGACGTCAGCGGTCTCAAGGCGCTGGCGCTGGGCGCCGACGTCAACTACTTCGACACCCGCAACCCGGGCGCGACCCGGTTCGACGAGAGCGGCGCACCGCTCCCCGTCACCTACGACCCGGCCGCGACCACCCAGGACTTCGTCATCTCCCTGGTGGACACGGACGGCAACGAGGGCACCGTCAAGGCGGGCGACGAGCGCTGGGGCAACGCCCTGCACATGTCGACCGGCACGCAGACCTCGCGGATGCACATCGTCCTCGACCAGATCCGCGTCCCGCTGACGGAGTTCGCCGCGCAGGGCGTGGACCTGACCTCGATCGACCGTCTCGAGCTGCGCTTCGGCGTGGACGGGACGCCCGCGTCGGGCTCCATCCAGCTCGCCGACGTCCGGTTCCAGGAGGCCGCGGTCGCCGAGCCGCTCATCCTGTCCGACGGCGTGGAGCCGGACGCGGGCGCCGGCTACGGTCCGCCGGCCACCGGTCCGGACCCGGCCGACCTGCTCGAGGCCTACGACAACACCCCCGGCAACGTGACGCTCGTCGACACGGTCGGGAACCCGGCGTCGAACACGTCCTGGGTCGTGGACGACGACCGGGTGCAGTGCCCGAACGCGTCGTTCACCTCGATCCAGGCTGCGGTCGACCACGCGTCGCCGTGGGACACGATCGTCGTGTGCGAGGGCACCTACGCCGAGCGCTCGACGCCGGTCAACGGCCAGGGCAACCCCGTCGCCGCCGGCTCGCTCAACGGCCTGACGATCACGAAGCCGCTGCGCATCAAGGGCGCCGGGGCCGACAAGGTCACGATCATGCCCGACCAGTCGCTCACCACCCTCGCGGGCGGTACGCCCTACCTGCGCGACGGCGGCGGCAACGTCATCACGATCTCCCGCCAGTCGCTGGGGTCCACGGACACCAACGAGATGTTCGTCGACATCTCCGGTGTCACCGTGACGTCGGGGAACGTCTTCGCCGAGGCCGGCATCGCCTACTTCGGCGCGGCGGGCCGGGTCTCCGAGAGCGTCGTCGGCCCGCTGCGGACCGCCACCACGCCCGAGGAGCTCGCGGCCAACCCGCACGGCTGGGGCATCGTCAAGACCGGTGTGATCCAGGGCTCCGGCCGGGGCACGGTCGAGACGGAGCTGACGGTGAAGGACTCCCAGGTGCTGGGCTACCAGTCCGGCGGCATCCTCGTCGACGGCGGCTGGGGCACCGACGCGGCCGCGACCACGAACCAGCGCTCGGGCATCCGCAACCACGGGTACGTCTCGGGCACGGTCGTCACCGGCACGCTCAACGCCTCGTTCCCGCAGACGGGCGTCGCCTTCACCGGCGGCTCCGACGGGTTCGTGGAGAACAGCCGCATCACCGGGAACTACTTCCAGTCGGCGCCGGAGCGGTCCTTCGGACTCCTCCTCAAGGACGCCGGCAACGGGTCCCTCGTCGCCCGCGGCAGCGTCTTCAGCGGCAACGGGTTCTCCGTCTACAACGCCAACCCGGACGCCTCGGGCGTCAGGGAGCAGGCGCCGTTCACGGTCGAGGGCAGCTTCCTCGGCACCGGCGCCCTGGTCGTCGGCGGTCCCGCGGTGCCCGCCTCGAACCGTGAGGCGATCTCGGGGACCGACGCCGCGGGCGCCCAGACGGTGCTCGTGCGTCAGCGCGTGACCACGCCGCCCGCGGGGGTCCCGACGACGGCCGGCTCGCCGGTCGACGCCGCCCCGGTGGCGTCCGTGGTCGACCCGCTCGACGGCGTCGTGGTCGAGGCGGGCGACGTCGTCGCCCCGCTCGTCCGGGCGTCCGACGACCACGCGGTGGCCTCGGCCACGCTGCTGGTCGACGGCGAGCCGCACGCGACGGCGACCATCTCGCCGTACCGCTTCTCGTGGACGGCGGAGGAGTCCCGCAAGGGCACCGACGTCGAGCTGCGCGCCCTCGTCGTCGACTCGGCCGGCCAGGAGACCCTGTCCGACCCGATCACGGTGACGGTGGCGGCGGACGAGCCCGTGGTGACGGCGTTCGTCGACGTCCCGCTGGGGTCGATGTTCTACACCGAGATCGCGTGGCTTGCCGAGGCCGGCATCTCCACCGGGTGGGAGCTGCCCGACGGCACGCGGGAGTTCCGTCCCGTGACGCCGATCGCCCGTGACGCGATGGCGGCCTTCCTGTTCCGGATGAAGGCCCCGGCCGGCTACGTCGCCCCCGACGTCTCGCCGTTCGTCGACGTGCCGACGACCAGCCAGTTCTACACCGAGATCGCGTGGCTGGCGGAGGAGGGGATCTCCACGGGGTGGGAGCGCCCCGACGGCACCCGCGAGTACCGTCCGCTCGACAACGTGGCGCGCGACGCCATGGCGGCGTTCCTCTACCGGATCGCCGGGTCGCCGAGCTACGAGATCCCGACCGTGACGCCGTTCTGGGACGTCCCCACGACGAACGCGTTCTACACCGAGATCGCGTGGGCGGCCTCGACCGGGGTCTCCACCGGCTGGCAGGGCAACGACGGGACGGCGGAGTACAAGCCGCTGAACCCGATCAACCGTGACGCGATGGCGGCGTTCCTGTCCCGGTTCTCGAAGCTGGGCTAG
- a CDS encoding pyridoxamine 5'-phosphate oxidase family protein → MSTHDSTDARATVREIAADIDITMLTTHAPDGSLRSRPMSLQEATEDGDLWYVASGDSDIVSEIAADPRVNAALAGKGSWLSVTGTGIVSRDRAVLERIWTPSAEAWFPEGIDTPGVVAINVIGESAEFWDGPGAVVTLVKTVAARVQHKEPEVGRNETVEL, encoded by the coding sequence ATGAGCACCCACGACAGCACTGACGCCCGGGCGACGGTCCGCGAGATCGCCGCCGACATCGACATCACCATGCTCACGACGCACGCGCCCGACGGCTCGCTGCGCTCGCGCCCGATGTCCCTCCAGGAGGCGACCGAGGACGGCGACCTCTGGTACGTCGCCTCCGGCGACAGCGACATCGTCTCCGAGATCGCCGCCGACCCGCGGGTCAACGCCGCCCTCGCCGGCAAGGGGTCCTGGCTCTCGGTCACGGGCACCGGGATCGTCTCCCGCGACCGCGCCGTGCTCGAGCGCATCTGGACGCCGTCGGCCGAGGCGTGGTTCCCCGAGGGGATCGACACCCCCGGCGTCGTCGCGATCAACGTCATCGGCGAGAGCGCCGAGTTCTGGGACGGGCCCGGCGCCGTCGTCACCCTCGTCAAGACGGTGGCCGCACGCGTGCAGCACAAGGAGCCCGAGGTCGGGCGGAACGAGACCGTCGAGCTCTGA
- the upp gene encoding uracil phosphoribosyltransferase — MRVHVANHPLVAHKLTVLRQTSTPSPTFRQLTEELVTLLAYEATREIAVEPMEITTPVATTVGTHLTSPNPLVVPILRAGLGMLEGMTRLLPTAEVGFLGLQRNEETFEAVTYANRLPDDLSGRQCYVLDPMLATGGTLVAAIEYLFERGARHVTCITLLCAPEGLEAVEQAIGDRADVTIVTASIDEKLNEKGYIVPGLGDAGDRLYGVV, encoded by the coding sequence ATGCGCGTCCACGTGGCCAATCACCCGCTCGTCGCCCACAAGCTCACGGTCCTGCGGCAGACCAGCACCCCGTCGCCGACGTTCCGTCAGCTCACCGAGGAGCTCGTGACGCTCCTCGCCTACGAGGCGACCCGCGAGATCGCGGTCGAGCCGATGGAGATCACGACGCCGGTGGCCACCACCGTCGGCACCCACCTGACCTCGCCCAACCCGCTCGTGGTGCCGATCCTGCGCGCCGGGCTGGGCATGCTCGAGGGCATGACCCGTCTGCTCCCGACGGCGGAGGTCGGCTTCCTCGGCCTGCAGCGCAACGAGGAGACGTTCGAGGCCGTCACGTACGCCAACCGCCTGCCCGACGACCTCTCCGGCCGCCAGTGCTACGTGCTCGACCCGATGCTCGCCACCGGCGGCACCCTGGTCGCGGCCATCGAGTACCTGTTCGAGCGCGGCGCGCGCCACGTCACCTGCATCACGCTGCTGTGCGCACCCGAGGGCCTCGAGGCCGTGGAGCAGGCCATCGGCGACCGCGCCGACGTCACGATCGTCACCGCCTCCATCGACGAGAAGCTGAACGAGAAGGGGTACATCGTGCCCGGCCTCGGAGACGCCGGCGACCGGCTGTACGGCGTCGTCTGA
- a CDS encoding AAA family ATPase has protein sequence MTSPARVVLMCGPSGSGKTTLARELEAAGMERLSFDVELWRTGERPLTATRERLLEVDADLKARLVRLVREGRDVVLDLTFAGRAIRDEWRALVTPLGVVPETIYLDVPRDELVRRLTGRRDAEADDVVLTPEQIAAHLAAFEPPTSEEGPLTVLGPGSDGVAHPGAGGPDTSTH, from the coding sequence ATGACCTCCCCCGCCCGCGTCGTGCTGATGTGCGGACCCTCGGGCTCCGGCAAGACGACGCTCGCGCGCGAGCTCGAGGCCGCCGGCATGGAACGGCTGTCGTTCGACGTGGAGCTGTGGCGCACCGGCGAGCGGCCGCTCACGGCGACCCGGGAGCGGCTGCTCGAGGTCGACGCCGACCTCAAGGCCCGTCTGGTGCGCCTCGTGCGCGAGGGTCGCGACGTCGTCCTCGACCTCACGTTCGCCGGTCGCGCGATCCGGGACGAGTGGCGCGCGCTCGTGACGCCGCTCGGCGTCGTGCCCGAGACGATCTACCTCGACGTGCCGCGCGACGAGCTCGTGCGCCGCCTCACCGGGCGTCGCGACGCGGAGGCCGACGACGTCGTCCTCACCCCCGAGCAGATCGCGGCGCACCTCGCAGCCTTCGAGCCGCCGACGTCCGAGGAGGGTCCGCTGACCGTCCTGGGGCCGGGTTCGGACGGCGTCGCCCACCCGGGCGCGGGTGGACCGGACACCTCGACCCACTAG
- the tadA gene encoding tRNA adenosine(34) deaminase TadA: MIGLALDEARAALATQDVPVGAVVLDAEGRVIGRGRNRREADGDPTAHAEVLAIREAAAVLGQWRLEGCTLAVTLEPCTMCAGAMVLARLPLLVFGAFDPKAGAAGSVTDVVRDSRLNHRVEVVGGVREAECGDELRAFFRARRVKSPRPAPDPLG; encoded by the coding sequence ATGATCGGCCTCGCGCTGGACGAGGCCCGCGCGGCGCTGGCGACGCAGGACGTGCCGGTGGGCGCGGTCGTGCTCGACGCCGAGGGTCGCGTCATCGGCCGGGGCCGCAACCGTCGGGAGGCCGACGGCGACCCGACGGCGCACGCCGAGGTGCTCGCGATCCGCGAGGCCGCCGCCGTGCTCGGGCAGTGGCGACTGGAGGGCTGCACGCTCGCCGTCACGCTCGAGCCGTGCACGATGTGCGCCGGCGCGATGGTGCTCGCGCGGCTGCCGCTGCTGGTGTTCGGCGCGTTCGACCCCAAGGCCGGCGCGGCGGGGTCGGTCACCGACGTCGTGCGCGACTCGCGGCTCAACCATCGAGTCGAGGTCGTCGGCGGGGTGCGGGAGGCGGAGTGCGGCGACGAGCTGCGGGCGTTCTTCCGGGCCCGACGCGTGAAGTCCCCGCGCCCCGCCCCCGACCCGCTCGGCTAG
- a CDS encoding fluoride efflux transporter FluC, which yields MIALVALGGALGAMARHAVDLGLGPGRPGRSTALINVLGSFLIGLVAALATRGIVDGDLRTVLATGFLGGFTTFSAASLDVVERTEQDGRAVGMRRAIVVPVAAVAACAVGLWLGSR from the coding sequence GTGATCGCCCTCGTCGCCCTGGGGGGCGCGCTCGGCGCCATGGCGCGCCACGCCGTCGACCTCGGGCTCGGCCCGGGTCGACCCGGCCGGTCGACCGCGCTCATCAACGTCCTCGGCTCGTTCCTCATCGGCCTGGTCGCGGCCCTCGCCACCCGCGGGATCGTCGACGGCGACCTGCGCACCGTCCTCGCGACCGGCTTCCTCGGCGGGTTCACCACCTTCTCCGCCGCGAGCCTCGACGTCGTCGAGCGCACCGAGCAGGACGGCCGCGCCGTCGGGATGCGCCGCGCGATCGTGGTGCCGGTCGCGGCCGTGGCGGCGTGCGCCGTCGGACTCTGGCTGGGGTCCCGCTAG
- a CDS encoding CrcB family protein, with protein sequence MTARLVPTPTAFALVGLGGAVGTTLRYTAGLLAPTVDGAVQPQLAVTLVINLLGSFLLGLLVGRLGALTARGSASPARAARLRLLLGTGALGGFTTYSALALETVTTAEAGSGPAALLAVGYVVVSVAAGVALARLGLRAGARAPGSRRRSPA encoded by the coding sequence GTGACCGCCCGCCTCGTGCCGACCCCGACGGCCTTCGCGCTCGTCGGGCTCGGCGGCGCCGTCGGCACGACCCTGCGGTACACGGCCGGCCTGCTCGCCCCGACCGTCGACGGCGCGGTCCAGCCCCAGCTCGCCGTCACCCTGGTGATCAACCTGCTCGGCTCGTTCCTGCTCGGCCTGCTGGTCGGCCGCCTCGGCGCGCTGACCGCCCGCGGTTCCGCGAGCCCCGCGCGCGCCGCCCGGCTTCGCCTCCTGCTCGGCACGGGCGCGCTCGGCGGCTTCACCACCTACTCGGCGCTCGCGCTCGAGACCGTGACGACGGCGGAGGCCGGCTCCGGCCCGGCGGCCCTCCTCGCGGTGGGCTACGTCGTCGTGAGCGTCGCGGCCGGCGTCGCGCTCGCCCGGCTCGGCCTGCGGGCCGGCGCCCGCGCCCCCGGTTCCCGACGACGGAGCCCGGCGTGA
- a CDS encoding Sir2 family NAD-dependent protein deacetylase, whose translation MTTTPPSATPAPTSDPTSAVAGLASPRTLHSTWAPSYGDRRPPATEADLDAAAELLAGHRVVALTGAGISTDSGIPDYRGPDAQPRSPMTFQQFVGDPGFRRHYWARNHIGWHHMNATAPNAGHRALAALERAGVVSGVITQNVDRLHTVAGSRHVIDLHGHYNEVICLGCGHVIPRAALDARLLELNPTFLEEITELGDVEIAPDADAVIEQTRQFRTASCERCGGVLKPNIVYFGENVPKERVARAYAMVDDADALLAAGTSLAVQSGLRLVKRAARDGKPVVIVNRGVTRGDEFATLRLNAGTSPALEHLVHRLG comes from the coding sequence ATGACCACCACCCCGCCCTCCGCCACCCCCGCCCCGACGTCGGACCCGACCTCCGCCGTCGCCGGCCTCGCCTCGCCCCGCACGCTGCACTCGACGTGGGCGCCGAGCTACGGGGACCGCCGTCCTCCCGCGACCGAGGCCGATCTCGACGCCGCGGCCGAGCTCCTCGCGGGCCACCGCGTGGTCGCGCTGACCGGCGCCGGCATCTCCACCGACTCGGGCATCCCGGACTACCGCGGCCCCGACGCGCAGCCGCGCTCCCCCATGACCTTCCAGCAGTTCGTCGGCGACCCCGGCTTCCGCCGCCACTACTGGGCGCGCAACCACATCGGCTGGCACCACATGAACGCCACCGCCCCGAACGCCGGCCACCGGGCCCTCGCGGCGCTGGAGCGCGCGGGCGTCGTCAGCGGTGTCATCACGCAGAACGTCGACCGGCTGCACACCGTCGCCGGCTCCCGGCACGTGATCGACCTGCACGGCCACTACAACGAGGTCATCTGCCTCGGCTGCGGCCACGTCATCCCCCGCGCCGCGCTCGACGCCCGCCTCCTGGAGCTCAACCCCACCTTCCTCGAGGAGATCACCGAGCTCGGCGACGTCGAGATCGCCCCCGACGCCGACGCCGTCATCGAGCAGACCAGGCAGTTCCGCACCGCGTCCTGCGAGCGCTGCGGCGGCGTGCTCAAGCCGAACATCGTCTACTTCGGGGAGAACGTCCCCAAGGAACGGGTCGCCCGCGCCTACGCGATGGTCGACGACGCCGACGCGCTCCTCGCCGCCGGCACCTCGCTCGCCGTCCAGTCCGGGCTGCGCCTGGTCAAGCGCGCCGCCAGGGACGGCAAGCCCGTCGTCATCGTCAACCGCGGCGTGACCCGCGGCGACGAGTTCGCCACGCTCCGCCTCAACGCCGGGACCTCGCCCGCGCTCGAGCACCTCGTGCACCGCCTCGGCTGA